Part of the Onthophagus taurus isolate NC chromosome 11, IU_Otau_3.0, whole genome shotgun sequence genome is shown below.
ACTCGAGATGAATTACAATctaaattaaacgatttagATTACAAACTAAATCGGGTTCCAGTCCATCTcgatgaaattttcataaagataaatgttttagaaaaatcaactgatcaaattaataataaactagaaaaaaaacatcaagATGAACTTTTAGAAAAcgttttaactaaaataaaaaatgtcgaaaataccacagaaaatttaaaaaattcttttgaaaaaaccgatatcaaaaatgtgttaactgaaaattttaaatcgcaaaatgaaaatatcgaaaaactGATTAAAGAATACAACAAACCAGACGAAACGAACACAAACATAACAATCAATGAAGAATCTTTGACTTTATCAAATTCTTTCGATTACACATTTTGCACCTCTGTCAAAAACCAATCTGGCATATTCAAATTTCACAcacatttaatcaatttaaaggAAGAAACAAGAGATTATGGAGTGAGATCGTGCCAACAGGGTTGGATGGTGATCCAAAACAGAAGTTCATTCGAATACCaggaaaatttcaataaatcttgGTACCAATATAAACATGGTTTTGGCGATTTACGTAGAGAATTTTGGTTCGGAAACGATTATCTTCACCGACTATCGAATCAAAACGACCTAATATTACGAATAGAATTGGAAAGTTAtgataacgaaaaaaaatggGCTGAATatgaatcatttaaaattgcaagtgaatatgaaaattatcgattaacaCTCGGACGTTTTAGTGGGACGCTCTCAAATGATCTcctctataataataacatgaAATTTAGTacttatgataaaaaaaatgataactcgAAACATTCTTGTGCTGTTACTTATGGAAGCGGATGGTGGTTCGATAGCTGTTTTAATTCGAATTTAAACGGATTTCATTATAAACAGTCTATAGATGATGGTAAAGGAATTGTTTGGTTTTCttggttaaaaaattattctttaaaaGCTGCCAAAATGATGATAAGACCTACACAacatttgaaacaatttcaaGATTTATCTTTTCAACCATATGATGTGttgtaagaaataaaaataatttgataataaataaaaaatactaattatcgcgatatatttaataacaaatccAAGACATTTGAAACTCCCTGTCCACTTGATGTAACCTCAATCCAGTATATGTAGAGAAGTAGATttcataaaaagaaaaattaattatatttacaatattttaacaACAAGATTACATTTTGTCGAATTACAAGAGATAATCACACAGGCACATACATTTAGAGAAAAACAACTAAAGGTTATTTGGAAAAGGAAAGGCGACAAACTAACGGTTGAGGGATGATAAACGATAGAAGGTTACCAATTCTATAACACACATAgatcaaaaatcaataattccACTCGAGGATAACTAATACAGTAGAACCTCGATAATCCGAACCGCAGTAATCCGAACACccaaaaagcaaaaattaaatttttattttctttaattttttattttatgttgggttttatttttgtttaatttcaatGAACTCATGATGCATCCCGTAATTGTTAGGTTTAAGAGAATAATATAAAGACTCATGGAttatgaataataatcataagtCTCCATAGGGCAAGAGGAACCTTGCGAAAGGTACTTTTGTTCAACAATTATGACCCCTGTTGACGATTATCTTTAACAGAGAATTAGTAGTTCAACAACTAGTAGTTCAACTACATTCATCGAGTTAACGCCATAGCAAATGTACGTGATCGTGTAGTTCcttctaattttttcttttttgacgATTAAAAGTTGTCGGAGTTGTATTATATCAGTGTCGTTTCACTCGTGATAACCTCCTCCGTCCGTTTTCGTTTGTTTTTCTTCCGTTGATTGTACTGCATAAGAGTAATTTCTAATTATCTCATTTGACCTATTAGTTTCGGTTCGTGGTGTAAAAACTAGTTTCGATGCCGTCATCACAGTGCGGGGTATGCGGACAGATGGTGGGGAGAGATAAAGCAGGACAAATTTTTCAGAGATACACTGCGTGTCCTGCGATCTTTGGTTTCACGCCAAATGCGTGGAGCTCTCCAAAGCGGCAGCTTCTGCCCTCTTTACCTCCGGATCGTCGTGGAAATGTCCTGGTTGCCGTTCATCCTCTGATAATCGTAGGAGGACAATATTACCGCATGATTTAAATCGTGTCACAGCCCCCGTCCCGACTCTCGATGCCGTTTATGAGATGGTTAGGGAAATTCGATCGGAACTTAGGAATATGAAAGCTAATAATGACGACCTTATACAGTCGGTGCAATTCTGCTCTGACCAGATTACCGACTTCGAAATACTCCTTAAAGAGAAGTGTAAAGTAATCGGAGTAGTGTACAGAGAATGCTTTGTTGAGGAAACAAGTTGACAATTTGTCCACTAAGGTCGCGGACTTAGAGCAGTATTCCAGGCGCAACAATCTGGAGCTACAGGGTATTCCTGAAAAGTCGGATGAGAATATTACtcaaatcattaataaaataggTGACTTTCTTGAGATCCCGTTAAAAACAGATGATTTGATGTCGTTCATCGTGTGCCGCAATTTGGAGATAAGAGCCGACCAAAGAACATCCCTCCGTAAGGGATCCCGTCCAGGGTTTGCGATTGAGGGTTTATCACAGCAGTGTTTTCATTAATCAGCATCTCACAGTTgctaataagaaattatttggcACTACTAGAGCCGTGGCTAGAGAAAAGAATTACAAATACATCTGGACGCGCAACTGTAAGATTCTTGTCCGGAAAAATGACAGTAGTCGTGTCATTCAAATGAACACCGACGAAGATTTGCGTAAActggaataatttttttatcgcatttaaataattcactAATATTCTTCTCTTAATGATGACGCCAAACAAATCCATCTCTATCTACTACCAGATGTGCGCGGTTTGCGAAACTAAAGCACTATTTTTAGCACAAACCTTCTAAACGTGGATTTGGATGTTGTGTCTCTTACAGAAACATGGCTCTGTCCCGGAATTGAATCAATGGTTCATGAACGTTGATGTGGGTGCTCGGCGTGGTGGCGGTGTTTTGTTGGCCGATTCTAGGGTGATTCCCAGTGCGGAGCGCCCGGACTGATTTACAGGTGTTGAAGCGGTGTGTGTAGCTTTAAGAAGTGGTTCCCCTGTGCTTAATATATGTTGTGCTTATATACCGCCGAATGACAACGCTGCGCTTTCGCAATTCTCCCAATCCCTAATAGATGTGATTGAGCGACACCCTAATGAGGGATTCTTGATTTGCGGTGACTTTAATGTACCGGAAATTGGGTGGTCCCTTGACCCTGCTTGCCGATATTGTATTCCGTCTACACTGagagaaaaatgtcattttaaaataagatgGCATCACTCTTAACCAATAtccttttgttttaaaagtgaaAACTGTTGTTACTACCagatagtattttattttaaacatcgACAAGAGTCAAGAAATTCGTTACAGTATCTTTctagtttttttattcattctcTTATGATGACTGGTGCGACTTGAATTTAAAACGAATAATTTCAGTTTTCCGGATACATTTACGTGTGGCGtctaaataatttgtttaatttggcaACGAGATATACCGTAATTGCCATTGTTTATTTCGCTAATTAAtccaataacaaaaaaattattttagaaaaaggaATAGACAGTTCTCAAAGAACTTACTATATCAGACGTTGATAACTTAATACCGTACGAAAAATTCGGGAAACGAATTAAATTTCGATGCAATCTATTCAAGtggaaagaagaaaatgtaTGATGTTATGATTGTAGACGCAGTTAAGCAAATacttatattttatttctgtgcACTTAGGGTTATTTCACACCTTTAGCATCGACAAAGTCGGCGGCACAATCAAGTGTGGGTTCATGGCGAGGGGTAAACCGCTGGGGAAGTGGGTGTACAAAATAGGGAAAATGTGGAGGAATTATGGGGAAGTTCGACGAATTATGGGGAAGTCTGGGGAGTTATGAGGAGATGCGAGTAATTACGGGGAAGTACAAGGAATTACGGGGAATTATCGAAGAAGTTTGGGGAAGTACGGGGAATTATTTAGGGAAATTTGGGGATATATTGAAACACGATCGAACACGATTAAACACGATATCTAACGATCGAAGTTACGATGTTCCATAAACAAGCTAGATCTAGTATTAGGTGCgcagtttctgtttcataAAGGGTGTGTGAATTGTTACTAGTAGAAGCATCGTTTTCATTCAAAGGTAAGATTGAATGAgtatcatattaaaatttaaatttatattaacataTCGTGAAGAGTCAATGGTGTTAAATTCGCTCGTAAATTCTAATCGCTATCGCTGTTTTCAAGAGGCcgaaaattttctacaatttcaattaaatgaaaatgttaaggAAATTCTTATTATTAGCGGATTTGATAATGAGGTGCTGCTTGGTACGATTGACGAAAATGATCTAGAAAAAATAGAAGCATTTATTAGAAATGATGAATTACATGAATTACTaactttggaagaaaaaaatttgttttacgggatttttaaaaataatccgcagcaatttaaattgctatctggcacgaaaaaacaaatagttttaatttccaaattttataaatccaAATACGAGAGAATAATATCGACTCAGTCTACGCAAACCGACATAACTGAAAACATTTCTGAGCAGACATTACCACCCCCCTCAGCACAACCATTAAGTGAGACTGCAGCTACAGATCAGGAAACAGAAAAGTGCGTTATATTAAAAGCTCTTACGTGCTggcttaaaacaaaagttagtCAGGAACAATGGTTAATATTTGAATCAAAATGTAATGGTATAAGcctaaaaattcaaaaaggattagataaacatttttcttgcACTGTGACTTGCTTTTGTGGTCAAAGTTGCAAAATCCAAAAGGTGTCCAAAAAAGACACTTGTCAACCAAGATGCTAATattcataaacattttttaagtaaacaTATTACTGCGCATACGAACGATCAAATTAATGCACCGGCAACTATTGTTGAAAGTAAACGCAGGGAAACATCAATTACTGATTATTTGACGTTGAACCCAAATCCGTGTTCTTCACGTGCAAGTTCTTCAGTTGAAAATAATTCACAAAAGATTATTATACTAGAAAATATTTCCGTAACACCAGTTGACCGTACTGACACATCTCATCATGAATGTctgaagagtattgaaaatatttactttaatgAAACCACCTCGGAAACcgataaagaaaatgtttcctCAGAAGTATCCGATTAAGTATCAATCGGCGTAACCGAGTGTGTAACTCCAACAAAGACCGAAATCTCGACTGACACCCTTACACGAGTTCCTACACGAAAAATTGTTACTCGTAATAATTCTCCCCAGACTAGCTCTTCAAAATGGAAATTAGAAAAGTACGGAAGAAGTGAAAGATCTAAACGCAAAAGAGACAATATTGACAATAATCAACTGTTTATAAcagactttttttctttactaaaCGACGCAACAAATGTTTTATCTGCTAATcccaaaataattaatcagATCGATGATACTCTTTTTTTTgtctaaatgttttatttcacCTAATTCATACTTTTAGGTTGACAAATATTACGCTGTATTTTATGAAGAAAGATGGTACTATATAGGCAAAACTGTTCAAAAAACCGACAGCAAAACGTACAAAATTCAGTTCTTACGACAAGATTTGGATTTTTTTGTATGGCCGAAAACACCAGACATCGCGGTTGTAGATGAAGAGTATGTATTTTACGGTCCCATTAATTTACTTGGTAACGGcatatttcaaattagcaGACATGATGAcgtagaaataaagaaattatacaaagctttcaaacaaaattataaaaagcttTAAATCTGTTTTGtcagtattattattttctgtttttatatacagggtgagtcaataGTGCGGGGACGGAAGATAGTGGCTAtactattgaaaataaaagaaatgtttttatgcCATCATATATTACCATCAAAGCtgtatcgattaaaattattttcagctatacagggtgtttcactaTTCCAGGACCATActcaacttcatttttttaaatggaacgctatgtatttttttacatattctgaTTTGCTGTCTTAAATGCTACGACTGCAtatcttgtttttaaattttgaatgcaAGGTTgccaagttattattttttttgtgaaaaagtttgaaaattcaggtggtcacttaaaattcgttatctgcattaatattgaatattGAAGATTGCAATTTGGGGTGTCGATAAACAAAGCTTGGGTCTTTCGAACACTGTTCATACTATTGGATATCattgtacagggtgtttagCAAAAGCGATTAATTTATGCAATGTTTGGAGAAccataactttgttattttaaatggaacaccccgtaTTTTTCTAAGGTTTCGGATAGCCTTATTAattatctttcatttttgttaagcATATGGTATCTCTAATACGtgtactttttgagaaaattagaCTGCTTTAAAAATGTCGGCATAAacgtgatttattaaaaaaaagtaggctttgaaaagatttttatagcAATACGAAGTGtcaaacaattaagttttGATTTCTCTTTGTTTGTTCATAACGTGTTTCCAAAATCTGttgtttgattaaaatgaattttagtCAAGAAGAACTTATTGATATGGTATATTTCTTGGGTGCGGGAGAGCGAAATCCATTTCTTGCCTCTAGACTTTACGCTCAACAATTTCCAGAGCGTAGGCATCCTAGGGTTGAAGCATTTGAAAACCTTCAAGAAAGGTTTGAAAGAACAGGACACGTCAAATACGAAAAAAAAGATCGCGAGAAACGAACCACTCGGGAAGAGAACGAACTTTCTGTATTATTAAAGGTAGTTGAAAACCCGCACACTAGTACACGCAAAATAAGCAATGAGCTTAACGTCAGCCAAACGTCTGTTTCAAGAATcttacgaaaatataaatttcatcCATACCATATTCAATTAGTACAAGAACTTGATGCAACTGATTTCCAGAAAAGGCTAGAATTTTCGGAATGGGCATTAGAAAAAGTTCAACAagagtataatttttttgattatctatTATTCAGCGATGAGGCAACGTTTCACAAAAATGGCTACGTTAACCGCCATAACTTTCATTATTATGATACTATCAATCCTCATTTTATACGACCAGTAGACCACCAACATCGATGGTCTGTAAATGTCTGGGCAGGGATAGTAGGATCTTGTTTGATCGGGCCGTATTTTTTCGAGGGAAACGTTAACGGAGAATCTTATTggaattttttggaaaatcaccTGCCAGCACTTTTAGGAGATGTTCCACTAAACGTTCGGCAAAGAATGTGGTTTCAGCACGACGGTGCGCCACCTCACTATAGTAGGATAGTTAGAAGACATTTAGACAGAATTTTTGTTGATCGGTGGGTAGGCAGAGGAGGTCCTGTTAGATGGCCACCACGTTCTCCggatttgacaaaattagatttttttttgtggggaTATGTAAAAAGCTTGGTATATGAAGAACCACCAACGACGAAAGCAAATATGATGAATCGTATTCGCGATGCGTTTGAAACAATAAACGTAAACATGTTGCAGAACGttaatgtttcatttcttagaCGAATTGAAACTTGTGTTCAACAACAAGGAGGCTATATTGaacatttactttaattttgttttgttaatggtTGTTGCTTAATTCttcattgtattttttttaatattgtgtaTTGCACCTATATCTTTTTCGACATAAACTTACTTAtatgttcaaaaatgttgttcCATAGCCtacattttgtaaataaatcacgtttatactgacatttttaaaacagtctaattttctcaaaaagtacaTGTATTAGATATATCATAtgcttaacaaaaataaaagagaattaATAAGGCTATCCGAAACCTTAGAAAAAtacggggtgttccatttaaaataacaaagttatggTTCTCCAAACATTGCATAAATTAATCGCTTTTGctaaacaccctgtacaatGATATCCAATAGTATGAACAGTGTTCGAAAGACCCAAGCTTTGTTTATCGACACCCCAAATTGCAATCTTCaatattcaatattaatgcagataacgaattttaagtgaccacctgaattttcaaactttttcacaaaaaaaataataacttggcAACCTtgcattcaaaatttaaaaacaagataTGCAGTCGTAGCATTTAAGACAGCAAAtcagaatatgtaaaaaaatacatagcgttccatttaaaaaaatgaagttgagTATGGTCCTGGAAtagtgaaacaccctgtatagctgaaaataattttaatcgatacaGCTTTGATGGTAATATATGATGgcataaaaacatttcttttattttcaatagtaTAGCCACTATCTTCCGTCCCCGCACtattgactcaccctgtaGAAAAActcaatgtttttatttatcaaagaatatgttaatttttattgagttTTATTTGGGTGTTTTACTTAAATGCACACGTGGATATGCCGTCCGAAGGGAGAGGAGGTACGAGTATGTAAGAGGAATTACGGGGAAGTACACGGAAGTACGGGGAAGTATCGGGAAGTATAAGGAATTATGAGGAAATACACGGAAGTACAGGGAAATACTAGGAATGTAAGTAGGAAGTATAAGGAATTATTTATCAAAGGGGAAGTAGGTGTACAAAATTTGAACTAGCGGTTTACCCCTCGGTTCATGGTTAGAGAATATTCCGTTTGTAATTAGTCCGGCGCCGAACGatgtaagttttttatttatatatttttatattattatgcGGAATGACAACCTGCTTATTGATTTGTTTATATGTTACTTATATGTTTAGCTCAGTTACTTCTATTAGGCTTGTTTTAGTTCAGAACCGTTCAGAACTCCACAACTCTCGAACTAAAACAAGCCTATTAgccaattttcttttttactaaTGGAAcgcaaattataatttataatttaattaagtaattaGTAAAACGAGGTAATTTTTAGTCTACGCCGCCCACTCTCTGGTC
Proteins encoded:
- the LOC111419668 gene encoding angiopoietin-related protein 7-like, coding for MLYILANAIVKMIFLFVAIFLFTPNSIESMSNNKEKPNKCDDFNNINNLLSIMDTNIRNLQEKVQGCDTVQSQVSSLHSQLSILDRKLGIISKSQAKMNDLETNLNLIPTMFDEMSTKIINELKHSFNDKFGDKNQGEVLEKVLSKINKTEINVKDLKDSCDKSDIKNVLNENFKSQNLNIENLMENCTKSKEADKTAIVLIENTRDELQSKLNDLDYKLNRVPVHLDEIFIKINVLEKSTDQINNKLEKKHQDELLENVLTKIKNVENTTENLKNSFEKTDIKNVLTENFKSQNENIEKLIKEYNKPDETNTNITINEESLTLSNSFDYTFCTSVKNQSGIFKFHTHLINLKEETRDYGVRSCQQGWMVIQNRSSFEYQENFNKSWYQYKHGFGDLRREFWFGNDYLHRLSNQNDLILRIELESYDNEKKWAEYESFKIASEYENYRLTLGRFSGTLSNDLLYNNNMKFSTYDKKNDNSKHSCAVTYGSGWWFDSCFNSNLNGFHYKQSIDDGKGIVWFSWLKNYSLKAAKMMIRPTQHLKQFQDLSFQPYDVL
- the LOC139432022 gene encoding histone-lysine N-methyltransferase SETMAR-like; protein product: MNFSQEELIDMVYFLGAGERNPFLASRLYAQQFPERRHPRVEAFENLQERFERTGHVKYEKKDREKRTTREENELSVLLKVVENPHTSTRKISNELNVSQTSVSRILRKYKFHPYHIQLVQELDATDFQKRLEFSEWALEKVQQEYNFFDYLLFSDEATFHKNGYVNRHNFHYYDTINPHFIRPVDHQHRWSVNVWAGIVGSCLIGPYFFEGNVNGESYWNFLENHLPALLGDVPLNVRQRMWFQHDGAPPHYSRIVRRHLDRIFVDRWVGRGGPVRWPPRSPDLTKLDFFLWGYVKSLVYEEPPTTKANMMNRIRDAFETINVNMLQNVNVSFLRRIETCVQQQGGYIEHLL